CAATGGTTCCTCTATGAGTGAATACTAAGTCCCCAGGGTAACAAACACTTGATTTTAATTGATCTGCCTTTTCATCAGTCAAATATACAAATTCGCCATCAACAAATTTATCAAAATTTAAGTTACTACCTCGAATGACTGGTACTCCTTGATTAACAAAATTACTTGCCTTTATGTTTGAGCCAAATGGCCCCATAGCAAAACTGCACGCCAAATTTTCAAGCTTAAATTCATTCCATTTAGAGCTCATAACCTAGCTCCGCTAAATTCTTCCTAATTTGTTTCTCAAGCTTGGCAGACTCAGCAAACTGTTCACCAAGTAAGTTAGATAATTTCCTCATTTTCTCAGCAAAACTCACTCCATCATCCTCAATATCCACAGATCCAACATATCGACCGGGGTTTAAGATGTAGTCTTGATTGGCAATTTCTTCTATAGAAGCTTCATAGTACTTTCCAGCAACATTTTCATAACCATTATTTTTACGCCATTTATGAAATACATTAGCCAATTCATGGATGTCATTATCTGAGAAAGCTCTTTGCTTGCGGTCAAGCATATATCCAACTTGTCTTGCATCAATAAATAAGGATTTGCCTTTTTGAGCTTTGTTTTTGTTTAATATCCAAATGCAAGCTGGAATTTGAGTATTACTGAATAATTGAGATGGCAAAGCCACAATCGCTTCGACCAAATCTGCTTTGATGATTGCTTCGCGTACTTCTTTTTCACCAGTAGTATTGGTGCTCAACGAACCGTTAGAGAGTACTAAGCCTACTACACCATTAGGGCTGGTGTGGTGCAACATATGTTGCATCCACGCAAAGTTCGCATTGCCCTCACAAGGCTTACCATATTTCCAACGACTGTCTCCATCCAGTGAACCATCCCACCATTCCTTCATGTTAAATGGGGGATTAGCCAAAACAAAATCAGCCCTTAAATCTGGATGCTGATCTTTGGTAAAGGTATCAGCGGGTTCTTTTCCGAAGTTAAAATCAATGCCGCGAATAGCCATATTCATAGCAGCCAGTCGCCATGTGGTAGGGTTAGATTCCTGCCCATAAACAGAGATATCACCTATTTTTCCACTGTGTTCTTCAATGAATTTTTCAGAGGAAATAAAAAAGCCCCCCGATCCCATGGCTGGATCATAAACTCGGCCTTTGAAAGGTTCGACCATTTCAACCATGAGATTAACAATTGATTTTGGCGTATAAAACTGGCCGCCTTTTTTTCCCTCAGCAGCGGCAAACTGGCCGAGGAAATACTCATATACATGCCCGAGTATGTCTTTAGACTTCATCCCATCGTAATGAAAGGGGATGGTGGCGATCAGATCCAGTAAGTCAGCCAGTTTAGCCTGTTCAATCTGTAATTGAGAAAAGTCTTTTTTAAGGATTTTCTTCAGTTTTGGATTTTCTGCTTCAATTAATGCCATGGCATCATCAATGAGAATCCCAGCACCTTTGAATTCCCCGCCCAAGGGTAATGGTGCACCCAGTGATAAACGGATATTGTCTTGCAAATAATGCCAGCGAGCAGCGCGAGGAACCCAAAACACGTTTTTCTCTGTGTAGTAGTCTCTGTTTTCCAATTCTTCTTTGATTATATCTTCTTCAATATCACCGCCCAAATAATAATCATGCTCTGGATTAGCAAACGCTACGCGCAATTCTTCTCGCCGAGTTTCAAAGCTGTCTGAGACATATTTAAGAAAGATAATTCCTAACACCACGTGTTTGTAAACAGCGGCATCTAAGGAGGGGAGTAATTTATTGGCGGCAGTCCAGAGCTTAGCTTCAAGACTTTTTAAAAATTGATTTTCAGTCATAAGTTATTTTTTCCATAGTACAAATTATAATACCCATTCGTTAATATTTAACTTTTGGAGCTTGTATCGCGTTCTTCTAACCATTTATGAATTATAACCCAATCCATGCTTAGATTTTTTGTGTCAATAATCCGATTAAATGTTCATTTGCAGAATCAAATTTTAGCCGAGCTATTTTCAGTAGTTCTATTTCATGATCAAGATCATGTTTTTTGAACTTAACCTCGGCACTAAAATAACGACTAATATTTAAGTCGTTACTATTTTCACTTA
This genomic interval from Legionella oakridgensis ATCC 33761 = DSM 21215 contains the following:
- a CDS encoding type I restriction-modification system subunit M, yielding MTENQFLKSLEAKLWTAANKLLPSLDAAVYKHVVLGIIFLKYVSDSFETRREELRVAFANPEHDYYLGGDIEEDIIKEELENRDYYTEKNVFWVPRAARWHYLQDNIRLSLGAPLPLGGEFKGAGILIDDAMALIEAENPKLKKILKKDFSQLQIEQAKLADLLDLIATIPFHYDGMKSKDILGHVYEYFLGQFAAAEGKKGGQFYTPKSIVNLMVEMVEPFKGRVYDPAMGSGGFFISSEKFIEEHSGKIGDISVYGQESNPTTWRLAAMNMAIRGIDFNFGKEPADTFTKDQHPDLRADFVLANPPFNMKEWWDGSLDGDSRWKYGKPCEGNANFAWMQHMLHHTSPNGVVGLVLSNGSLSTNTTGEKEVREAIIKADLVEAIVALPSQLFSNTQIPACIWILNKNKAQKGKSLFIDARQVGYMLDRKQRAFSDNDIHELANVFHKWRKNNGYENVAGKYYEASIEEIANQDYILNPGRYVGSVDIEDDGVSFAEKMRKLSNLLGEQFAESAKLEKQIRKNLAELGYEL